A single region of the Kocuria rosea genome encodes:
- a CDS encoding aminotransferase class V-fold PLP-dependent enzyme, with amino-acid sequence MEGNHVLPLTDPEVRALREDFPLLAGSPSVYLDSGATSQKPLAVLDAERDFYLHRNAAVHRGAHALAVEATDAYEEARRVVAGFVGGTERELVWTSNATEAINLITYSFSNASAGRGGGTAARFRLGPGDEIVTTEAEHHANLIPWQELAARTGAALRWIPVDETGALDLGAAAEVIGERTRVVAFSHVSNVTGAITEVARLVELARAAEALTVLDACQSVPHLPVDLPALGVDFAVFSGHKMLGPTGIGALWGRSELLDAMPPFLTGGSMITKVTMESARYLPAPTRFEAGTQRVAQAVGLAEAVRYLQGIGMERVAAHEHELGQRLAAGLGQLEGIRLIGPPPGADRVGLAAVDVAGVHAHDVGQVLDAAGVAVRVGHHCAQPLHRALGLTASTRASAYLYNTTADVDRFLAELAGVRGYFRLENTR; translated from the coding sequence ATGGAAGGAAACCACGTGCTGCCCCTGACCGATCCCGAGGTGCGTGCGCTGCGGGAGGACTTCCCGCTGCTGGCCGGCAGCCCGTCGGTCTACCTGGACTCCGGGGCGACCTCGCAGAAGCCCCTGGCCGTCCTGGACGCCGAGCGGGACTTCTACCTGCACCGCAACGCCGCGGTCCACCGCGGCGCCCACGCCCTGGCCGTGGAGGCCACCGACGCCTACGAGGAGGCCCGCCGGGTGGTGGCCGGGTTCGTGGGCGGCACCGAGCGGGAGCTGGTGTGGACCTCCAACGCCACCGAGGCGATCAACCTGATCACCTACTCCTTCTCCAACGCCTCGGCCGGACGCGGGGGAGGGACGGCCGCCCGCTTCCGGCTGGGCCCGGGAGACGAGATCGTCACCACGGAGGCCGAGCACCACGCCAACCTCATCCCGTGGCAGGAGCTGGCCGCCCGCACCGGGGCCGCCCTGCGCTGGATCCCCGTCGATGAGACCGGCGCCCTCGATCTCGGGGCCGCCGCCGAGGTCATCGGCGAGCGCACCCGGGTGGTGGCCTTCAGCCACGTCTCCAACGTCACCGGCGCGATCACCGAGGTCGCCCGTCTCGTCGAGCTGGCCCGGGCGGCGGAGGCGCTGACCGTGCTGGACGCCTGCCAGTCGGTGCCGCACCTGCCCGTGGACCTCCCCGCCCTGGGGGTCGACTTCGCGGTGTTCTCCGGGCACAAGATGCTCGGTCCCACCGGCATCGGAGCGCTGTGGGGGCGGTCCGAGCTGCTGGACGCGATGCCCCCGTTCCTCACCGGCGGATCCATGATCACGAAGGTCACGATGGAGTCCGCCCGCTACCTGCCGGCCCCCACCCGCTTCGAGGCCGGCACCCAGCGGGTCGCCCAGGCCGTGGGCCTGGCCGAGGCGGTGCGCTACCTGCAGGGCATCGGGATGGAGCGGGTCGCGGCCCACGAGCACGAGCTGGGGCAGCGGCTCGCGGCCGGTCTCGGACAGCTGGAGGGGATCCGGCTGATCGGCCCGCCCCCGGGTGCGGACCGGGTGGGTCTGGCGGCCGTGGACGTGGCGGGGGTGCACGCCCACGACGTCGGGCAGGTGCTGGACGCCGCCGGGGTGGCCGTGCGGGTGGGCCACCACTGCGCCCAGCCGCTGCACCGGGCGCTGGGGCTGACCGCCAGCACGCGGGCCAGCGCCTACCTGTACAACACCACCGCCGACGTCGACCGGTTCCTGGCCGAGCTCGCCGGGGTCCGCGGCTACTTCCGCTTGGAGAACACGCGATGA
- a CDS encoding protein adenylyltransferase SelO — MSTAALSTVTFESRFAQELGELSVPWRADDVAEPRLLVLNEPLAADLGLDPEWLSGPEGARLLVGNLVPPGATPVAQAYSGHQFGAFSPRLGDGRALLLGEIVDAGGRRRDLHLKGSGRTPFARGGDGLAAIGPMLREYIVSEAMHALGVPTTRSLAVVATGRQVRRETLMPGAVLARVASSHLRVGTFQYARATGDPDLLRRLADHAISRHHPGAAGAEHPYLALFEAVVAAQASLVARWMLLGFVHGVMNTDNTTISGETIDYGPCAFLDAFDPAAVYSSIDHGGRYSYRNQPVAAQWNLARLAEAMLPLLDEDQDRAVSLAEGALGAFAPQYSAAWSAGIRSKLGLPEDLDDEVASFLVDDLLVLLQQNRVDWTSFFRALAGTARTGATAARDLVLDLPAFDAWAERWLAVGPDPEAMDRVNPVHIPRNHLVEEALAAAVDGDLDPLGRLLEAVTAPYEERPGLERYAAGPPEDFGSYTTYCGT, encoded by the coding sequence GTGAGCACCGCAGCCCTGTCCACCGTCACCTTCGAGAGCCGCTTCGCCCAGGAGCTGGGGGAGCTGTCCGTGCCCTGGCGGGCCGACGACGTCGCCGAGCCCCGGCTGCTGGTGCTCAACGAGCCCCTCGCCGCCGACCTGGGGCTGGACCCGGAGTGGCTCAGCGGCCCGGAGGGCGCACGCCTGCTGGTCGGCAACCTCGTGCCGCCCGGGGCGACACCGGTGGCGCAGGCCTACTCCGGGCACCAGTTCGGCGCGTTCTCCCCGCGCCTCGGCGACGGGCGCGCCCTGCTGCTGGGCGAGATCGTGGACGCCGGCGGCCGCCGGCGGGACCTGCACCTCAAGGGCTCCGGGCGGACGCCGTTCGCGCGCGGCGGCGACGGTCTCGCGGCGATCGGGCCCATGCTGCGCGAGTACATCGTCAGCGAGGCGATGCACGCCCTGGGCGTCCCCACCACCCGGTCCCTGGCCGTGGTGGCCACCGGGCGGCAGGTGCGCCGCGAGACCCTGATGCCGGGGGCCGTGCTCGCCCGGGTGGCGAGCAGCCACCTGCGCGTGGGCACCTTCCAGTACGCCCGCGCCACGGGCGACCCCGACCTCCTGCGCCGGCTCGCCGACCACGCCATCAGCCGCCACCACCCCGGCGCCGCCGGCGCCGAGCACCCGTACCTCGCGCTGTTCGAGGCGGTCGTCGCCGCCCAGGCCTCGCTCGTGGCCCGGTGGATGCTCCTGGGGTTCGTGCACGGGGTGATGAACACCGACAACACGACCATCTCGGGGGAGACCATCGACTACGGGCCGTGCGCGTTCCTGGACGCCTTCGACCCGGCCGCGGTCTACAGCTCGATCGACCACGGCGGGCGCTACTCCTACCGGAACCAGCCGGTCGCCGCGCAGTGGAACCTCGCCCGGCTCGCCGAGGCCATGCTGCCGCTGCTGGACGAGGACCAGGACCGGGCGGTGTCCCTGGCGGAGGGGGCGCTCGGGGCGTTCGCGCCGCAGTACAGCGCGGCCTGGTCCGCGGGGATCCGCTCGAAGCTCGGCCTGCCCGAGGACCTCGACGACGAGGTCGCCTCGTTCCTGGTCGACGACCTGCTCGTGCTGCTCCAGCAGAACCGCGTCGACTGGACCTCGTTCTTCCGCGCCCTCGCCGGGACCGCCCGCACCGGCGCGACCGCCGCGCGCGACCTGGTCCTCGACCTGCCGGCCTTCGACGCCTGGGCCGAGCGCTGGCTCGCCGTGGGGCCGGACCCCGAGGCGATGGACCGCGTGAATCCCGTGCACATCCCCCGCAACCACCTCGTGGAGGAGGCCCTCGCCGCCGCCGTGGACGGCGACCTCGACCCGCTGGGACGGCTCCTGGAGGCGGTGACCGCCCCCTACGAGGAGCGTCCGGGCCTGGAGCGCTACGCCGCCGGCCCCCCGGAGGACTTCGGCTCCTACACGACCTACTGCGGGACCTGA
- a CDS encoding FG-GAP repeat domain-containing protein gives MKHPLLSRVLTGASATVLATAGLAVGAPAHAATAQPMFSYAQGWRTDQHVRELADVNGDGRADVVGFGGAGVQVAFGRADGTFGTPRMSVRDFGTAQGWSSARHARTLADVDGDRRDDIVGFGDAGVYVAYSQGDGSFTAPQLKVRDFGWNQGWRVDRHPRELADLNGNLTADIVGFGHSGVTVSHGLSNRTFTGTGKRIDSYGWDRGWRVDKNPRMLADVDGNSTADIVGFGDAGTYVSYFSALGDTFTQPALEIRNFGYAQGWRVGQHPRMLADVNVNPAGNAAADIIGFGYSGVSVAHSLNGGNYTGVALRVNDFGQAQGWRGDRHLRTHADINVDGIQDLVGFGNAGVYVAHGRADGTFAPVYLKVAAFGYDQGWTEDRYPRLLGDVNGDGRDDVVGFGHSATYVQLS, from the coding sequence ATGAAACACCCACTCCTCTCGCGCGTGCTCACCGGCGCGTCGGCCACCGTGCTGGCGACCGCCGGGCTCGCCGTGGGCGCACCCGCCCACGCCGCGACCGCGCAGCCCATGTTCTCCTACGCCCAGGGCTGGCGCACCGACCAGCACGTGCGCGAGCTCGCGGACGTCAACGGCGACGGCCGCGCCGACGTCGTCGGCTTCGGCGGCGCCGGCGTCCAGGTCGCCTTCGGCCGGGCCGACGGCACCTTCGGCACGCCGCGCATGAGCGTGCGCGACTTCGGCACCGCGCAGGGCTGGTCCAGCGCACGGCACGCGCGCACGCTCGCGGACGTCGACGGCGACCGCCGGGACGACATCGTGGGCTTCGGCGACGCCGGCGTCTACGTGGCCTACTCCCAGGGCGACGGCAGCTTCACCGCACCGCAGCTCAAGGTCCGCGACTTCGGCTGGAACCAGGGCTGGCGCGTCGACCGGCACCCGCGCGAGCTCGCCGACCTCAACGGCAACCTGACCGCCGACATCGTGGGCTTCGGGCACTCGGGCGTCACCGTCTCCCACGGACTGTCCAACCGGACGTTCACCGGGACCGGCAAGCGCATCGACAGCTACGGCTGGGACCGCGGCTGGCGGGTCGACAAGAACCCCCGGATGCTCGCGGACGTCGACGGCAACAGCACCGCCGACATCGTGGGCTTCGGGGACGCCGGCACGTACGTCTCCTACTTCTCGGCGCTCGGGGACACGTTCACCCAGCCCGCCCTGGAGATCCGCAACTTCGGCTACGCCCAGGGCTGGCGCGTGGGCCAGCACCCGCGGATGCTGGCCGACGTCAATGTCAACCCCGCCGGCAACGCCGCGGCGGACATCATCGGCTTCGGCTACTCCGGGGTCTCCGTGGCGCACTCGCTCAACGGAGGGAACTACACCGGCGTGGCACTGCGGGTGAACGACTTCGGCCAGGCCCAGGGGTGGCGGGGCGACCGGCACCTGCGGACCCACGCGGACATCAACGTCGACGGCATCCAGGACCTGGTGGGCTTCGGCAACGCCGGGGTCTACGTGGCCCACGGCCGGGCGGACGGCACCTTCGCCCCGGTGTACCTGAAGGTCGCCGCCTTCGGCTACGACCAGGGGTGGACGGAGGACCGGTATCCGCGCCTGCTCGGTGACGTCAACGGCGACGGCCGCGACGACGTCGTCGGCTTCGGGCACTCGGCCACGTACGTGCAGCTCTCGTGA
- a CDS encoding excalibur calcium-binding domain-containing protein, which yields MRNTLFPSPAPGADPASRRGVAAGRWIVAGPLHLVLAIGLVAGCASSTASTDPAPGPVPGTVTTVPAAPSPSAEPGSTPSPTASRTPGTVTTVTPSPSSAPEPSETPVRAVAPPSGAFLALEDLPVAAAGTMSDYDRDALFGGWIDADGDCEDSRNEVLARDLTGITSADGCRVDTGTLADPYTGASIDFVRGVATSADVQVDHVVSLGNAWVTGARRLSPADRVALANDPLNLLAVDGPANGSKSDQDASRWLPSNRAFACEMVAVQIAVKTRYGLWVTAPEKTAMAEVLSGCPDQQLPGGTPFGDIPGGAGAAPAPVEKAPADQAPVPADVHYANCTAAREAGAAPLLRGEPGYREAMDGDSDGVACE from the coding sequence ATGCGCAACACCCTCTTCCCCTCGCCTGCCCCGGGAGCGGACCCGGCGTCCCGCCGCGGTGTCGCCGCGGGCCGGTGGATCGTGGCGGGGCCGCTGCACCTCGTCCTGGCGATCGGGCTGGTGGCGGGCTGCGCGTCAAGCACCGCGTCCACCGACCCGGCCCCCGGCCCCGTCCCGGGGACCGTGACGACGGTGCCCGCCGCCCCCTCCCCGAGCGCCGAGCCCGGCAGCACGCCCTCGCCCACGGCCTCGAGGACACCGGGGACGGTCACCACGGTCACCCCGTCGCCGAGCTCCGCCCCGGAGCCGTCGGAGACCCCCGTCCGGGCCGTCGCCCCGCCCTCGGGGGCGTTCCTCGCCCTGGAGGACCTCCCGGTCGCCGCCGCCGGGACGATGTCCGACTACGACCGCGACGCCCTGTTCGGCGGGTGGATCGACGCCGACGGCGACTGCGAGGACTCCCGCAACGAGGTCCTGGCCCGGGACCTGACCGGCATCACCTCCGCCGACGGGTGCAGGGTCGACACCGGCACCCTCGCCGACCCGTACACGGGGGCGTCCATCGACTTCGTCCGCGGGGTCGCGACCTCCGCCGACGTCCAGGTGGACCACGTGGTCTCGCTCGGCAACGCCTGGGTCACCGGGGCGCGCCGGCTCTCCCCGGCCGACCGCGTGGCCCTCGCCAACGACCCGCTGAACCTGCTGGCGGTCGACGGCCCGGCCAACGGCTCGAAGTCCGACCAGGACGCCTCGCGGTGGCTGCCCTCGAACCGGGCCTTCGCCTGCGAGATGGTGGCCGTCCAGATCGCGGTGAAGACCCGCTACGGCCTGTGGGTCACCGCCCCGGAGAAGACCGCCATGGCCGAGGTGCTCTCCGGCTGCCCCGACCAGCAGCTGCCCGGCGGCACGCCGTTCGGCGACATCCCCGGGGGCGCCGGGGCCGCCCCGGCGCCCGTCGAGAAGGCCCCGGCCGATCAGGCTCCCGTGCCCGCGGACGTGCACTACGCCAACTGCACGGCCGCCCGGGAGGCCGGCGCCGCACCGCTGCTGCGCGGGGAGCCCGGTTACCGCGAGGCCATGGACGGCGACTCCGACGGCGTCGCGTGCGAGTAG
- a CDS encoding Rieske 2Fe-2S domain-containing protein has protein sequence MTQLEDLVARVETWKALDRVAEPLARAVGRAVRPTPVRNVLSGTVIGHPLHPLLTDVPIGAWTMAAVLDLAGGPGTARAADVLVAAGLAAAVPTAATGLNDWSDTQGADRRIGLVHATANSVALTFYAASLAARLRGRRGAGRALALVGYGCVTGGGYLGGHLVFARGVNVNRTAWRRGPRRWTDVLADAELAAGEHRRVPAGSVSVLLVRDGDRVEALDSVCSHLGGPLEEGTVDGGCVTCPWHGSTFRLADGAVVRGPATAAQPSYETRVEEGRIQVRRRP, from the coding sequence ATGACACAGCTCGAGGACCTGGTGGCCCGCGTGGAGACGTGGAAGGCGCTGGACCGGGTGGCTGAGCCCCTGGCCCGCGCCGTGGGCCGGGCGGTGCGGCCCACGCCGGTGCGCAACGTGCTGAGCGGCACAGTGATCGGGCACCCCTTGCACCCCCTCCTCACCGACGTCCCGATCGGTGCGTGGACCATGGCGGCGGTGCTGGACCTGGCCGGCGGCCCCGGCACGGCCCGCGCCGCCGACGTGCTCGTGGCCGCGGGGCTGGCCGCCGCCGTCCCCACGGCGGCGACCGGGCTCAACGACTGGTCCGACACCCAGGGCGCCGACCGGCGCATCGGTCTGGTGCACGCGACCGCCAACAGCGTGGCCCTGACGTTCTACGCGGCCTCGCTCGCCGCCCGGCTCCGGGGCCGGCGCGGCGCCGGCAGGGCCCTCGCCCTGGTCGGCTACGGCTGCGTCACGGGCGGGGGCTACCTGGGCGGCCACCTCGTCTTCGCGCGGGGCGTCAACGTCAACCGCACCGCCTGGCGGAGGGGCCCACGGCGGTGGACCGACGTCCTCGCCGACGCCGAGCTCGCCGCCGGCGAGCACCGACGGGTGCCGGCCGGCAGCGTCTCGGTGCTGCTCGTCCGCGACGGGGACCGGGTCGAGGCCCTCGACAGCGTCTGCAGCCACCTGGGCGGCCCGCTCGAGGAGGGGACGGTCGACGGCGGCTGCGTCACCTGCCCCTGGCACGGCAGCACCTTCCGGCTCGCGGACGGCGCCGTGGTCCGCGGACCGGCGACCGCCGCGCAGCCCAGCTACGAGACCCGCGTCGAGGAGGGACGGATCCAGGTCCGGCGCCGGCCCTGA
- the sufU gene encoding Fe-S cluster assembly sulfur transfer protein SufU: protein MSALDGMYQEVILDHAKRRSGEGLAAPAPAHGAGESHQYNPTCGDEITVRVELATGPGDAEPVVARLSWEGEGCSISMAAASVLAETAPGMTRAELVEMIGAFRDLLRSRGTVVPDEEVLGDAAAFAGVSRFVARVKCAMLGWVAAEEALDRAG from the coding sequence ATGAGCGCGCTGGACGGGATGTACCAGGAGGTCATCCTCGACCACGCCAAGCGGCGCTCCGGAGAGGGCCTGGCCGCCCCGGCACCCGCGCACGGGGCCGGGGAGTCCCACCAGTACAACCCCACGTGCGGCGACGAGATCACCGTGCGGGTCGAGCTCGCGACCGGCCCCGGGGACGCGGAGCCGGTGGTGGCCCGACTCAGCTGGGAGGGCGAGGGCTGCTCGATCTCCATGGCCGCGGCCTCCGTGCTGGCCGAGACCGCCCCCGGGATGACGCGGGCCGAGCTGGTGGAAATGATCGGCGCGTTCCGGGACCTCCTGCGCTCGCGGGGCACCGTGGTCCCCGACGAGGAGGTCCTCGGCGACGCCGCCGCCTTCGCCGGGGTCTCCCGGTTCGTGGCCCGCGTCAAGTGCGCCATGCTCGGCTGGGTCGCCGCCGAGGAGGCCCTCGACCGCGCCGGCTGA
- a CDS encoding ArsI/CadI family heavy metal resistance metalloenzyme, translating to MSRVQLALRVADLERSIEFYSTLFRTAPAKRRPGYANFAIAEPPLKLVLLEGEPGDDTRMDHLGVEVESTEIVEAAAQRLADAGLATRPEEQTTCCYAVQDKVWVTGPGREPWEVYTVTADARPDLEGRTGRELSEVGGDGSCCTSDPRPEPVSP from the coding sequence ATGTCCAGAGTCCAGCTCGCCCTGCGTGTGGCCGACCTCGAGCGCTCCATCGAGTTCTACTCCACCCTGTTCCGCACGGCCCCGGCCAAACGGCGCCCGGGCTACGCCAACTTCGCCATCGCGGAGCCGCCGCTGAAGCTCGTGCTGCTGGAGGGCGAGCCCGGTGACGACACCCGCATGGACCACCTCGGCGTGGAGGTGGAGAGCACCGAGATCGTCGAGGCGGCCGCGCAGCGCCTGGCCGACGCCGGCCTGGCCACCCGCCCGGAGGAGCAGACCACCTGCTGCTACGCCGTCCAGGACAAGGTCTGGGTGACCGGACCGGGCCGGGAGCCGTGGGAGGTCTACACCGTCACCGCCGACGCCCGGCCCGACCTGGAGGGCAGGACCGGCCGGGAGCTCTCCGAGGTGGGCGGCGACGGCTCGTGCTGCACCTCCGACCCCCGGCCGGAGCCCGTCAGCCCGTGA